A region from the Brachyspira hampsonii genome encodes:
- the ygfK gene encoding putative selenate reductase subunit YgfK, translating to MSDVMTPIPFGNLMNWVLEEKKTGKVFGISRAFKADKSKYYEIFGRKLETPIGPAAGPHTQLAQNIIAAYYTGSRFFELKTVQKMDGEELSKCVAKPCIAANDECYNCEWSTELYVPQAFDEYVKAWVALKVISKEWDLGDMDGFQFNMSVGYDYEGIKLEKIDKFIEGLKDASNTPIFKECIKWLNDNIDRFKNFKKEDIDKINTDVCNSVTLSTLHGCPPTEIEKIASYLITEKKLNTFVKCNPTLLGYDYARKTLDDMGYDYISFTDFHFKDDLQYSDAVPMLQRLQKLASDNSLLFGVKITNTFPVDVKQKELPSEEMYMSGKSLFPLSMTVASRLSKDFDGNLRISYSGGCDYFNINDVIDAGIWPVTIATTLLKTGGYQRTEQIAKNLKEYKPFTKVDVAKAEKIVEASKKDKHHTKPIKPLASRKIKKKVPLVDCYTAPCMETCPIHQDLTTYIRLNAEGKYDESFKVIIEKNAMPFATGILCPHTCMDTCTRQFYEEPVSIRACKLEAARAGYKNVISTLKPAAPIGKKAGIIGAGPAGLSAAFFLARAGVEVTVFDKREKAGGVVANIIPNFRISAEEIGNDVSLCKQMGVKFELGKEIKDIKEFAKNYDYTVVCIGAHKNMPLKLEAGESINTLKFLEEFNKTNGNVNLGEDVVVIGGGNTAMDAARAAKKNKGVKNVRLVYRRTKRYMPALEEELKEALEDGVEFMELLAPVKIENGKLLCKKMELSDYDEKGRRNVVETNETVEVPASTVIASIGEQIESEFYKSNGIEVDDRGRPKCNANNESSLKNVYIAGDGLYGAATIVEAIRDAKVLSEAILGKAVAPDLPSVSTEEISYSKKGNLKEVSKEPEANRCLTCDYICESCAEVCPNRANISVKVDGHAKISQIIHVDYMCNECGNCETFCPYSSAPYKDKFTLFATADDMTNSKNDGFLFLDKEGNAKLRIDGKEESYKVGGNKNGVYTIVDSVFNNYKYLILK from the coding sequence ATGAGCGATGTAATGACACCCATTCCTTTTGGAAATCTTATGAATTGGGTTTTGGAAGAGAAAAAGACAGGTAAAGTATTTGGTATTTCAAGAGCTTTTAAAGCTGATAAATCTAAATATTATGAAATTTTTGGAAGAAAATTAGAAACACCGATAGGACCTGCAGCAGGACCTCATACTCAGTTAGCACAGAACATAATAGCTGCATACTATACCGGAAGCAGATTTTTTGAGCTTAAAACAGTGCAGAAAATGGACGGTGAAGAATTAAGCAAATGTGTTGCTAAGCCTTGTATAGCTGCTAATGATGAATGTTATAACTGCGAATGGTCAACAGAGCTTTATGTACCTCAGGCTTTTGATGAGTATGTTAAGGCTTGGGTGGCTTTAAAAGTTATATCTAAAGAATGGGATTTAGGAGATATGGATGGTTTTCAGTTTAATATGTCTGTTGGTTATGATTATGAAGGTATTAAACTAGAAAAGATTGATAAGTTTATTGAAGGATTAAAAGATGCTTCTAATACTCCTATATTCAAAGAATGTATAAAGTGGCTTAATGATAATATTGACAGATTCAAAAATTTCAAAAAAGAAGATATTGATAAAATTAATACTGATGTATGTAATTCCGTTACTTTGTCTACTCTTCATGGATGTCCTCCTACTGAAATAGAAAAAATCGCTTCTTATTTAATCACAGAAAAAAAATTGAATACCTTTGTTAAATGTAATCCTACACTTTTAGGCTATGATTATGCAAGAAAAACATTAGATGATATGGGTTATGACTATATATCATTTACCGATTTTCACTTTAAAGATGATTTACAGTACAGCGATGCAGTTCCAATGCTTCAAAGACTTCAGAAATTAGCTTCTGATAACTCTCTTTTATTCGGAGTAAAAATCACTAATACATTCCCTGTAGATGTTAAGCAGAAAGAGCTTCCTTCTGAAGAGATGTATATGTCTGGTAAATCATTATTCCCTCTTTCTATGACAGTAGCTTCAAGATTGAGTAAAGATTTTGACGGAAATTTAAGAATATCATATTCTGGCGGATGCGATTATTTCAATATTAATGATGTTATAGATGCAGGAATTTGGCCTGTAACTATTGCTACTACTTTATTAAAAACAGGCGGTTATCAAAGAACAGAACAAATAGCTAAAAATCTTAAAGAATATAAACCATTTACAAAAGTGGATGTTGCTAAAGCTGAAAAAATAGTTGAGGCAAGCAAAAAAGATAAACATCATACAAAACCGATTAAACCTCTTGCAAGCAGAAAAATTAAGAAAAAAGTACCTTTGGTAGACTGTTATACTGCACCTTGTATGGAAACTTGCCCTATACATCAAGACCTTACAACATATATAAGACTTAATGCTGAAGGTAAATATGATGAATCTTTCAAAGTTATTATAGAAAAAAATGCTATGCCTTTTGCTACAGGTATATTATGTCCTCATACTTGTATGGATACTTGTACTAGACAATTCTATGAAGAGCCTGTAAGTATAAGAGCATGCAAATTAGAGGCTGCCAGAGCTGGTTATAAAAATGTTATATCTACTTTAAAACCTGCTGCTCCTATAGGAAAAAAAGCTGGTATTATAGGTGCAGGACCTGCAGGACTTTCTGCTGCATTCTTCTTAGCTCGTGCTGGAGTAGAAGTTACAGTATTTGATAAGAGAGAAAAAGCTGGCGGAGTTGTTGCTAATATTATACCAAATTTCAGAATATCAGCTGAAGAGATTGGAAATGATGTGAGTTTATGCAAGCAAATGGGCGTAAAATTTGAACTTGGAAAAGAGATAAAAGATATAAAAGAGTTTGCTAAAAATTATGATTATACTGTTGTTTGTATAGGTGCTCATAAAAACATGCCTTTGAAACTTGAGGCTGGAGAATCTATAAATACACTTAAATTCTTAGAAGAGTTCAATAAAACTAACGGAAATGTTAATTTAGGAGAAGATGTAGTAGTTATAGGAGGCGGTAATACTGCTATGGATGCTGCCCGTGCTGCTAAGAAAAATAAAGGTGTAAAAAATGTAAGACTAGTTTATAGAAGAACTAAAAGATATATGCCTGCTTTAGAAGAAGAGCTTAAAGAGGCTTTGGAAGACGGCGTTGAGTTTATGGAATTACTTGCACCTGTAAAAATAGAAAACGGAAAACTTTTATGTAAGAAAATGGAATTATCAGATTACGATGAAAAAGGAAGAAGAAATGTTGTTGAAACTAATGAAACAGTAGAAGTTCCTGCAAGTACAGTTATAGCTTCTATAGGCGAGCAGATTGAATCAGAGTTCTATAAATCTAACGGTATAGAAGTTGATGACAGAGGAAGACCAAAATGCAATGCTAATAATGAATCATCTCTCAAAAATGTTTATATAGCTGGAGACGGACTTTACGGAGCTGCTACTATAGTTGAGGCTATAAGAGATGCCAAAGTTCTTTCTGAAGCTATATTAGGAAAAGCAGTTGCTCCTGATTTGCCTTCTGTTTCTACTGAAGAGATTTCTTACAGCAAAAAAGGTAATTTGAAAGAAGTATCAAAAGAACCTGAAGCTAATAGATGTTTAACTTGCGACTATATATGTGAAAGCTGTGCTGAAGTTTGTCCTAACAGAGCGAATATATCAGTTAAAGTTGACGGACATGCTAAGATATCTCAAATTATACATGTTGATTATATGTGTAATGAATGCGGAAACTGCGAAACATTCTGTCCTTATAGTTCTGCTCCTTATAAAGATAAGTTTACATTATTTGCTACTGCAGATGATATGACAAACTCTAAGAATGACGGTTTCTTATTCTTAGATAAAGAAGGCAATGCTAAACTTAGAATAGATGGAAAAGAAGAATCTTATAAAGTTGGCGGAAATAAAAATGGTGTTTACACTATAGTAGACAGTGTATTTAATAATTATAAATATTTAATATTAAAATAA
- the yqeB gene encoding selenium-dependent molybdenum cofactor biosynthesis protein YqeB: protein MSLFNDELVIIRGAGDLATGIVYSLYKAHFKIILLETQYPSSIRRKVALSEAVYDGESIVEDIKGILVKSYEEALNIVTDRNYNKIPILIDPNCGILNYVKPEFLIDAIIAKKNLGTNKSMAKYTIALGPGFTAGNDVDIVIETMRGHNLGRIYTKGEAIPNTGIPGNIGGKEAERVIHASADGIIENIKNIGDFVKEKEVIAYIKNNNEKIEVLAAFDGLLRGIIRDGFKVHKGLKIADIDPRKSEYNNCFTISDKARNLGGAVLTAMMYLYNK, encoded by the coding sequence ATGAGTTTATTTAATGATGAACTTGTAATTATAAGAGGGGCTGGAGATTTAGCTACAGGTATTGTGTATTCTTTATATAAGGCTCATTTCAAGATTATATTATTAGAAACACAATACCCCTCTTCAATTAGAAGAAAGGTTGCCTTATCTGAAGCTGTTTATGATGGTGAAAGCATAGTTGAAGATATTAAAGGCATATTAGTAAAAAGCTATGAAGAAGCTCTTAATATAGTTACAGATAGAAATTATAATAAGATACCTATTCTTATAGATCCTAATTGTGGAATATTAAATTATGTAAAGCCGGAATTTTTAATTGATGCTATAATAGCCAAAAAAAATCTTGGTACTAATAAATCTATGGCAAAATATACTATAGCATTAGGTCCCGGATTTACTGCTGGAAATGATGTTGACATTGTTATAGAGACTATGCGTGGTCATAATCTTGGAAGAATATATACCAAAGGCGAGGCAATACCCAATACAGGAATACCTGGCAATATAGGTGGAAAAGAAGCTGAAAGGGTAATACATGCAAGTGCTGACGGTATTATTGAAAACATAAAAAACATAGGCGATTTTGTTAAAGAAAAAGAAGTTATAGCATACATAAAAAATAACAATGAAAAAATAGAAGTGCTTGCTGCTTTTGACGGACTTTTGAGAGGCATTATAAGAGATGGTTTTAAAGTGCATAAGGGATTAAAAATAGCTGATATTGACCCTAGAAAATCTGAATATAATAATTGCTTTACCATTTCTGATAAGGCTAGAAATTTGGGCGGTGCGGTGCTTACTGCTATGATGTATTTATATAATAAATAA
- a CDS encoding helix-turn-helix transcriptional regulator, translating to MESNIILETLINVAHGIARQFGNNCEVCIHELKEDDLDHTIIFIINGGITGRQVGEGASNVVINTIEKLKKGEPIVDHLSYLTKSSNGKILKSSTVFIKDMNGKYRYILSINFDITNFMPFKSDLENFLNTEDKSKLEEIPNSAQELMEKLIIKSEELVGKPASIMNKNEKIKAIKFLNDSGVFLITKSGDKVSNHFGISKFTLYNYIDSKKEDINE from the coding sequence ATGGAATCTAATATAATACTTGAAACTTTAATAAATGTAGCACATGGTATAGCAAGACAATTCGGAAATAACTGCGAAGTGTGTATACATGAATTAAAAGAAGATGATTTAGATCATACAATTATTTTTATCATTAATGGAGGCATTACAGGAAGACAAGTAGGAGAAGGAGCCTCAAATGTTGTAATAAATACTATAGAAAAACTTAAAAAAGGAGAACCTATAGTAGATCATTTATCTTATCTTACAAAATCATCAAATGGAAAAATATTGAAATCTTCAACAGTTTTTATAAAGGATATGAATGGCAAATACAGATATATACTATCTATAAACTTTGATATAACTAATTTTATGCCATTTAAAAGCGATTTAGAGAATTTCTTGAACACAGAAGATAAATCAAAATTGGAAGAAATACCAAACAGTGCTCAGGAACTTATGGAGAAATTAATAATCAAAAGCGAAGAATTGGTAGGAAAACCTGCTTCTATAATGAATAAAAATGAAAAAATAAAGGCTATAAAATTTTTAAATGATTCCGGAGTATTTTTAATAACAAAATCTGGAGATAAAGTATCAAATCATTTTGGAATAAGTAAATTCACTCTATATAATTATATAGATTCAAAAAAGGAGGATATAAATGAGTGA
- the ssnA gene encoding putative aminohydrolase SsnA, whose translation MLLIGGGKLITRDSNKPFIEDGAVLCDGRLIKEVGKTSDLKVKYKDAEYIDAKGGIIMPAFINVHEHIYSAMARGFSINGYNPKGFLEILDGMWWTIDRNLTLEQTKQSAMATYIESIKNGVTTVFDHHASFGHIEGSLFAIEEASKIMGVRSCLCYEVSDRDGEAKSKASVKENLDFIKHAMADKSDMIKGMMGMHASFTISDKTMEACMKDLPEGIGCHIHVAEGIEDLHACLKDHGKRIVDRLHDFKVLGPKTILVHCIYINPHEMDLIKDTDTMTSHNPESNMGNACGCPPTMELMKKGILTGLGTDGYTHDMTESYKVANVLHKHSLCNPNAAWGEIPQMLFENNAKIANRSFETPLGVLKEGAAADVIIMDYKNYTELSDKNINGHILFGMNGGHVNTTVCNGEVLMRDRKLTKIDEEAAYAKIREESDKLWKQINK comes from the coding sequence ATGCTATTAATAGGCGGAGGAAAATTAATTACAAGAGATTCTAATAAACCATTTATAGAGGATGGAGCTGTTCTTTGCGATGGAAGATTAATAAAAGAAGTGGGAAAAACTTCGGATTTGAAGGTTAAATATAAAGATGCTGAATATATAGATGCTAAAGGCGGAATAATCATGCCTGCATTTATAAATGTACATGAACATATTTACTCTGCTATGGCTAGAGGTTTTAGTATAAATGGCTATAATCCTAAAGGCTTTTTAGAAATATTAGACGGAATGTGGTGGACTATAGATAGAAATCTTACTTTAGAGCAAACAAAACAAAGTGCTATGGCAACATATATAGAATCTATTAAAAATGGAGTTACTACTGTATTTGACCATCATGCTAGTTTCGGGCATATTGAAGGTTCTTTATTTGCTATAGAAGAGGCATCTAAAATTATGGGTGTTCGTTCTTGTCTTTGCTATGAGGTTTCTGATAGGGATGGAGAGGCAAAATCTAAGGCTTCTGTTAAAGAAAATCTTGACTTTATTAAGCATGCTATGGCTGATAAAAGCGATATGATTAAAGGTATGATGGGTATGCATGCTTCTTTTACTATTTCTGATAAAACTATGGAAGCATGTATGAAAGATTTACCTGAAGGCATAGGCTGTCATATACATGTTGCAGAAGGTATAGAAGATTTACATGCTTGTCTTAAAGATCATGGAAAAAGAATAGTTGACAGGCTTCATGATTTCAAGGTTTTAGGTCCAAAAACTATACTTGTTCACTGTATATATATTAATCCTCATGAAATGGATTTAATAAAAGATACTGATACTATGACTTCTCATAATCCGGAATCCAATATGGGTAATGCCTGCGGTTGTCCTCCTACTATGGAGTTAATGAAAAAGGGTATATTAACAGGTTTAGGTACTGACGGATATACTCATGATATGACAGAATCATACAAAGTAGCTAATGTACTTCATAAACATAGTCTTTGCAATCCTAATGCTGCTTGGGGTGAAATACCTCAAATGCTTTTTGAAAATAATGCTAAAATAGCTAACCGTTCTTTTGAAACTCCTCTAGGCGTATTAAAAGAAGGAGCTGCTGCTGATGTTATTATAATGGACTATAAAAACTATACAGAATTAAGCGATAAAAATATTAACGGACATATATTATTCGGTATGAACGGCGGACATGTTAATACTACTGTTTGTAACGGAGAAGTATTAATGAGAGACAGAAAACTTACAAAAATAGATGAAGAAGCTGCTTATGCTAAAATAAGAGAAGAATCTGATAAACTTTGGAAACAGATTAATAAATAA
- the xdh gene encoding selenium-dependent xanthine dehydrogenase — translation MGENVKIIINGKEMSFDSDRKLMDVLRNDCKCKSVKDGCSEGACGTCTVLIDGKPTKACIQTIGRLQGKSVQTIEGFTQREKDVYSYAFAVAGAVQCGFCIPGMVISAKGLIDKNNNPTRLEIVAAIKNNICRCTGYKKIIDAIELAAKMIRENIDVKEYKGKVKLGDRNIARVDAKEKALGTGEYCDDVEIDGMLYGVAVRTKYPRAKILKIDISEAKALKGVVDVITAKDLPGAKKIGHIFHDWDVLIGEGEITRFIADGLALIVAEDEATAKKARDLVKVEYEELPLVRNPEEAMKADAPLVHEDRESNLLTHERLVKGNADEVIAKSKYKVTRHYELPWTEHAFMEAEVAIAMPFNEDGIFIYSSDQSVYDTKREVSMALGIEPDKVVVENKYVGGGFGGKEDMSVQHYAAIMAYRTKRPVKFKLTRQESINWHPKRHPMSIDMTTACDENGILTAMKATLITDAGAYASLSGPVLQRACTHAAGPYNYQVIDIDGKSFYTNNPPTGPFRGFGVPQSCFATEMNINLLAEMCGLDPWEIRYRNAIRPGQVLPNYQIADEATGLVETLEAVKDIYYNNKNVGIACALKNSGVGVGLPDTGRVRLVVEDEKVHVYSAASCIGQGIATVLYQIAGETLDLNDDEIIVHQPNTATSPDSGTTSGSRQTLITGEACKRACEDLKKELDKGKTLKDLEGKEYYGEWLTITDKMGVDKPHPISHVAYSYATQVCLLNDDGTIQKIVAAHDIGKAINPIALEGQIEGGVVMSLGYALTEKFPLENCVPKVKFGTLGLFRADKTPDVESIIIEKPGVPYGYGATGIGEISSIPTAPAVALAYYKFNGEFQTELPLKNTPYSK, via the coding sequence ATGGGAGAGAATGTCAAGATTATTATTAACGGCAAAGAAATGAGTTTTGACTCAGATAGAAAATTAATGGATGTTCTTAGAAATGACTGCAAGTGCAAGTCTGTGAAAGACGGCTGTTCTGAAGGAGCTTGCGGAACTTGTACTGTTTTGATAGATGGAAAACCAACTAAAGCATGTATACAAACTATAGGAAGACTTCAGGGTAAAAGTGTTCAGACTATAGAGGGATTTACTCAAAGAGAAAAAGATGTATATTCTTATGCTTTTGCAGTTGCTGGTGCTGTTCAATGCGGATTCTGTATACCGGGTATGGTTATATCTGCTAAAGGCTTGATAGATAAAAATAATAATCCTACTAGGCTTGAAATAGTTGCTGCTATAAAAAATAATATTTGCAGATGTACAGGATACAAAAAAATCATTGATGCTATAGAATTAGCAGCTAAGATGATAAGAGAAAATATTGATGTTAAAGAGTATAAAGGAAAGGTAAAATTAGGCGATAGAAATATTGCCAGAGTAGATGCTAAAGAAAAAGCTTTAGGTACAGGTGAATACTGCGACGATGTTGAAATAGATGGAATGCTTTATGGTGTTGCAGTTAGAACTAAATATCCTAGAGCCAAAATATTAAAAATAGATATAAGTGAAGCAAAAGCTTTAAAAGGTGTAGTTGATGTTATTACTGCTAAAGATTTACCGGGAGCTAAAAAAATAGGACATATTTTCCATGATTGGGATGTACTTATAGGTGAGGGTGAGATTACAAGATTTATTGCTGACGGCTTAGCTTTAATAGTTGCAGAAGATGAAGCTACTGCCAAAAAAGCAAGAGATTTAGTAAAAGTAGAATATGAAGAACTTCCTTTGGTTAGAAATCCAGAAGAGGCTATGAAAGCAGATGCTCCTTTAGTTCATGAAGATAGAGAAAGCAATTTACTTACTCATGAAAGATTAGTTAAAGGAAATGCTGATGAGGTAATAGCAAAATCAAAATATAAAGTTACAAGGCATTATGAACTTCCTTGGACAGAGCATGCCTTTATGGAAGCTGAAGTTGCTATTGCTATGCCTTTCAATGAAGATGGAATTTTTATATATTCAAGTGATCAAAGTGTATATGATACAAAAAGAGAAGTTTCTATGGCTTTGGGTATAGAGCCTGACAAGGTTGTAGTAGAAAATAAATATGTAGGCGGAGGTTTCGGCGGTAAAGAGGATATGAGTGTTCAGCATTATGCGGCAATAATGGCATATAGAACAAAAAGACCTGTTAAGTTCAAACTTACAAGACAGGAAAGTATTAATTGGCACCCAAAACGCCACCCTATGAGTATAGACATGACTACCGCCTGCGATGAAAATGGTATACTTACTGCTATGAAAGCTACTTTAATTACTGATGCTGGTGCTTATGCTTCCTTATCTGGTCCAGTACTTCAAAGAGCTTGTACTCATGCTGCTGGTCCTTATAATTATCAGGTTATAGATATAGACGGTAAATCTTTCTATACTAATAATCCTCCTACTGGACCTTTCAGAGGATTTGGAGTGCCACAGTCTTGTTTTGCTACTGAAATGAATATAAACCTGCTTGCTGAAATGTGCGGATTAGATCCTTGGGAGATAAGATATAGAAATGCTATACGCCCTGGTCAGGTTCTTCCTAACTATCAAATAGCCGATGAAGCTACAGGTCTTGTGGAAACATTAGAGGCTGTTAAAGATATATATTATAATAATAAAAATGTGGGGATAGCCTGTGCTTTGAAAAACTCTGGTGTAGGTGTTGGTCTTCCAGATACAGGAAGAGTTCGTTTGGTTGTAGAAGATGAAAAAGTGCATGTATATTCTGCAGCTTCTTGTATAGGGCAGGGGATTGCTACTGTACTTTATCAAATAGCAGGAGAGACTCTTGATTTGAATGATGATGAGATAATAGTTCATCAGCCTAATACAGCAACTTCTCCGGATTCTGGTACTACTTCAGGCTCAAGACAAACTCTTATAACAGGTGAGGCTTGTAAAAGGGCTTGTGAGGATCTTAAAAAAGAGCTTGATAAAGGAAAAACTTTAAAAGATTTAGAAGGAAAAGAATATTACGGCGAATGGCTTACTATAACTGATAAAATGGGTGTTGATAAACCTCATCCTATTTCGCATGTTGCTTATAGTTATGCTACTCAAGTTTGCCTGCTTAATGATGATGGTACCATACAAAAGATTGTTGCAGCTCATGATATAGGAAAGGCTATTAACCCTATAGCTTTGGAAGGTCAGATTGAAGGCGGTGTTGTAATGTCTTTGGGATATGCACTTACAGAAAAATTCCCGCTTGAAAATTGTGTACCTAAAGTAAAATTTGGTACTTTAGGATTATTCAGAGCTGATAAAACACCGGATGTTGAATCTATTATTATAGAAAAACCCGGTGTGCCTTATGGTTATGGTGCTACAGGTATAGGTGAGATTTCTAGTATACCTACTGCTCCTGCTGTTGCTTTAGCATATTACAAATTTAACGGTGAGTTCCAGACAGAACTTCCGCTTAAAAATACTCCTTATTCAAAATAA
- a CDS encoding ribonuclease R family protein, whose translation MKVIKFLKRINKEKELDISEYKNRYVETKKDKLKFDKMLQKSVSMGLVMKKSNILKLTNEGKIYLEKESRKASEKVNNISESKRDRRNAKNNREKGNKKTSIPKPEIKMDISNAKKDAEIIAKAYNVPTDFPKKCLEEAKLLPDSMENVELEFDRIDLRDIKTVTIDGADSKDFDDAISIEKLNDGYKLGIHIADVSHFVVMGSALDREARKRGNSVYLIDTVYPMFPHELSNGICSLNEGVSRFTMTVFVTIDNIGNVKESTFHKSVIKSSRRLTYDYAQDVLDGIEQDEDWLIELLKNADDVKKILLQKRIENGSIEFNLNETQIILDKGGNPKDFFISERKETHKIIEELMLIANCEVAKRLKNIKGSIYRVHDSPDIEKLDTFTRIAFNRGYKLTKDADGNLDFHSFIESIMGKPDEKLLLTLLLRSMKQAVYDVNNIGHFGLGFEYYTHFTSPIRRYTDLLTHRLLKFSLEGINNLKPTMQQFYINSAQWCSKTERVAVECERSLTKVKAARFMKDKIGNEYNGIISGITNFGIFVEIEDRGIEGLIRYAVLKSRYRYDENEQAAYSEEDAKWYTLGDRIRIVVYKVDIKELFIDFIPASEFDNSFDDRDIIDSRDFLNKKKNKKEIYSRKSHKSSKDRKRGSKDRRDRKKKSKKRR comes from the coding sequence ATGAAAGTTATAAAATTTCTGAAAAGAATCAATAAAGAAAAAGAATTAGATATATCAGAATACAAAAATAGATATGTAGAAACTAAAAAAGATAAACTTAAGTTTGATAAAATGCTTCAAAAGTCCGTTTCTATGGGACTAGTAATGAAAAAATCTAATATACTAAAACTTACCAATGAGGGAAAAATATATCTAGAAAAAGAATCAAGAAAAGCATCTGAAAAAGTAAATAATATATCAGAAAGCAAAAGAGACAGAAGAAATGCTAAAAATAATAGAGAAAAAGGAAATAAAAAAACAAGCATACCAAAACCAGAAATAAAAATGGATATTAGCAATGCCAAGAAAGATGCTGAGATAATAGCAAAAGCGTATAATGTACCTACAGATTTTCCAAAAAAATGTTTGGAAGAGGCTAAACTATTACCAGACAGTATGGAAAATGTAGAATTAGAATTTGACAGAATAGATTTAAGAGATATAAAAACTGTAACTATAGACGGAGCAGACTCAAAAGATTTTGATGATGCCATAAGTATAGAAAAATTAAATGACGGATATAAATTAGGCATTCATATTGCTGATGTAAGTCATTTTGTAGTAATGGGAAGTGCTTTAGACAGGGAAGCTAGAAAAAGAGGAAACAGTGTTTATTTAATAGATACAGTTTATCCAATGTTTCCGCATGAACTTTCAAACGGTATATGTTCTTTAAATGAAGGTGTAAGCAGATTCACTATGACTGTATTCGTAACAATAGATAATATAGGAAATGTTAAAGAAAGTACTTTTCATAAAAGTGTTATAAAATCAAGCAGAAGATTAACTTACGATTATGCCCAAGATGTTTTGGACGGCATAGAGCAAGATGAAGATTGGCTTATAGAATTATTAAAAAATGCTGATGATGTAAAAAAAATACTTCTTCAAAAGAGAATAGAAAACGGAAGTATAGAGTTCAACCTTAATGAAACTCAAATAATATTGGATAAAGGCGGTAATCCTAAAGACTTTTTTATTAGCGAGAGAAAAGAAACTCATAAGATAATAGAAGAATTAATGCTTATTGCCAACTGCGAAGTAGCTAAAAGATTAAAAAATATAAAAGGTTCTATTTATAGAGTGCATGACAGTCCTGACATAGAAAAGCTCGATACTTTCACAAGAATAGCATTTAATAGAGGATACAAATTAACTAAAGATGCAGACGGTAATTTGGATTTTCATTCATTTATAGAATCTATAATGGGAAAGCCGGACGAAAAATTACTTCTTACCCTACTCCTTCGTTCCATGAAACAGGCTGTATACGATGTTAATAATATAGGGCATTTCGGACTTGGTTTTGAATACTACACCCATTTTACTTCGCCTATAAGAAGATATACTGACCTGCTTACTCATAGACTTTTAAAATTTTCATTAGAAGGTATAAATAATTTAAAACCAACTATGCAGCAGTTTTATATCAATTCTGCACAGTGGTGTTCAAAAACAGAGAGAGTTGCAGTTGAATGCGAGAGAAGTTTAACTAAAGTAAAAGCTGCAAGATTTATGAAAGATAAGATAGGAAATGAATATAACGGAATAATAAGCGGTATTACAAACTTCGGAATATTCGTAGAAATAGAAGACAGAGGAATAGAAGGCTTAATAAGATATGCTGTATTAAAATCGCGTTACAGATACGATGAAAATGAACAGGCAGCATATAGCGAAGAAGATGCTAAATGGTACACATTGGGTGACAGAATAAGAATAGTAGTTTATAAGGTTGATATTAAAGAATTATTCATTGACTTTATACCTGCAAGCGAGTTTGATAATAGTTTTGATGACAGAGATATAATAGACAGCAGAGATTTCTTAAATAAGAAAAAAAACAAAAAAGAAATATATTCAAGAAAATCTCATAAATCATCTAAAGATAGAAAAAGAGGTTCAAAAGATAGAAGAGATAGAAAAAAGAAATCAAAAAAGAGAAGATAA